A section of the Posidoniimonas corsicana genome encodes:
- a CDS encoding sigma-54-dependent transcriptional regulator, with protein sequence MSDPTPTTPTAKVLVVDDHAAARRSVADVLSCAGYAVEQCASAVEALAHMRDREPDVVVTDLQMPGMNGLEFIEEIGRRGHACQVLMITAHASVQTAVDAMRVGAFDYLEKPFDVDRLEASVARAAKRRAIADVGDAAPRILGESPAMRRLLDQIALIAPTDETVLVCGESGVGKELIAQTMHSLSRRADGPMVGVNCPVLSEQLAESELFGHRKGAFTGADADRVGRFEAARGGTILLDEVTEIRPHLQAKLLRVLQERMFEKVGSSEATPLDARVIAATNRRLEEEVRARRFREDLYYRLAVVPITAPPLRDRGEDVLLLAEHFAAQAAARLGRDRRLSDPTRDLLMTYHWPGNVRELQNIITRACVLSESDDICADLIRPWLGPVAEQAPSPPSPTTPTADKTLASDRTLAEVEREVILATLGRNDGHRARTAAALGIGVRTLSGKLRDYGVPPGEKQLARSA encoded by the coding sequence GTGAGCGACCCGACGCCAACTACCCCAACCGCGAAGGTCCTGGTCGTGGACGACCACGCCGCGGCCCGACGCTCGGTGGCGGACGTGCTGTCCTGCGCCGGCTACGCGGTCGAGCAGTGCGCCAGCGCCGTCGAGGCGCTCGCCCACATGCGTGACCGCGAGCCGGACGTTGTGGTGACCGACCTGCAGATGCCCGGCATGAACGGCCTGGAGTTCATCGAGGAGATCGGCCGCCGCGGGCACGCGTGCCAGGTGCTGATGATCACCGCCCACGCCAGCGTGCAGACGGCGGTCGACGCGATGCGGGTTGGGGCGTTCGACTACCTGGAGAAGCCGTTCGACGTGGACCGGCTGGAGGCCAGCGTCGCACGGGCCGCCAAGCGGCGCGCCATCGCCGACGTGGGCGACGCTGCTCCGCGGATCCTGGGCGAGAGCCCCGCCATGCGCCGGCTGCTCGACCAGATCGCGCTGATCGCCCCCACCGACGAGACCGTCTTAGTCTGTGGAGAGAGCGGCGTCGGCAAGGAACTGATCGCCCAGACCATGCACTCGCTCAGCCGGCGGGCGGACGGGCCGATGGTGGGCGTCAATTGCCCGGTGCTGTCGGAACAGCTCGCGGAGAGCGAGCTGTTTGGGCACCGCAAGGGCGCGTTCACCGGTGCGGACGCAGACCGGGTGGGCCGCTTCGAGGCGGCCCGCGGAGGCACCATCCTGCTGGACGAGGTCACCGAGATCCGCCCCCACCTGCAGGCCAAGCTGCTGCGGGTGCTGCAGGAACGGATGTTCGAGAAGGTCGGCTCCAGCGAGGCCACGCCGCTCGACGCTCGGGTGATCGCCGCCACCAACAGGCGACTAGAGGAAGAGGTCCGGGCGCGCCGCTTCCGTGAGGACCTGTACTACCGACTGGCGGTGGTTCCAATCACCGCGCCCCCGCTCCGCGACCGCGGCGAGGACGTGCTGCTGCTCGCCGAGCACTTCGCCGCACAGGCGGCGGCCCGGCTCGGACGCGACCGGCGACTCTCCGACCCCACGCGTGACCTGCTGATGACGTACCACTGGCCAGGCAACGTGCGTGAGCTGCAGAACATCATCACCCGAGCGTGCGTGCTCTCCGAGTCGGACGACATCTGCGCGGACCTTATCCGCCCGTGGCTGGGTCCGGTGGCCGAGCAGGCCCCATCGCCCCCATCGCCCACAACGCCCACCGCAGACAAAACGCTTGCCTCAGATAGAACGCTCGCCGAGGTCGAACGCGAGGTGATCCTGGCGACACTGGGACGCAACGACGGGCACCGCGCGCGGACAGCGGCGGCCCTCGGCATCGGTGTGCGCACGCTCAGCGGGAAGCTGCGTGACTACGGCGTTCCGCCCGGTGAGAAACAACTCGCCCGGTCGGCGTAG
- the flgC gene encoding flagellar basal body rod protein FlgC, which produces MFNAFDVSTSGLVAQRTRLNAISSNLANMSTTRNEFGEAEAYRPRYVTFQTDTSLTTSGGGAGVRVASVDLSDEPPNMKYQPGHPDAGPNGYVAYPNVDMTTEFVDALEATRAYEANIGVIEITKDLGAQTLRIIA; this is translated from the coding sequence ATGTTCAACGCCTTCGACGTCAGCACGAGCGGCCTGGTCGCCCAGCGGACGCGGCTCAACGCCATCTCGTCGAACCTGGCCAACATGTCGACCACGCGGAACGAGTTCGGCGAGGCCGAGGCCTACCGCCCGCGGTACGTGACATTCCAGACCGACACGTCGCTCACCACGTCGGGCGGCGGCGCCGGCGTGCGGGTGGCGAGCGTCGACCTGTCGGACGAGCCGCCCAACATGAAGTACCAGCCCGGCCACCCCGACGCGGGCCCCAACGGCTACGTCGCGTACCCCAACGTGGACATGACCACCGAGTTCGTCGACGCCCTCGAGGCCACCCGTGCATACGAGGCCAACATCGGCGTGATCGAAATCACCAAGGACCTGGGCGCCCAGACGCTCCGGATCATCGCCTAG
- the flgB gene encoding flagellar basal body rod protein FlgB, with protein MAANIFNSSTLPVLEQVVNFAQARHGVLAGNIANLDTPGYKTRDLSPELFQENLKQAIEESRRPASPGQSAASGATGAASTTNYDAFAKVEDSLKGILRHDGVDVSLEHQIAEISKNHAQHNLAVNLMNSQFRQLRAAISERQV; from the coding sequence ATGGCCGCCAACATCTTCAACTCGTCCACGCTGCCGGTGCTCGAGCAGGTGGTGAACTTCGCGCAAGCACGCCACGGCGTGTTGGCGGGCAATATTGCGAACCTTGACACGCCCGGCTATAAGACCCGCGACTTGTCTCCGGAGTTGTTCCAAGAAAACCTCAAGCAGGCGATCGAGGAGAGCCGACGGCCGGCCAGCCCCGGGCAGTCCGCGGCGTCCGGCGCGACCGGGGCCGCGTCTACCACCAACTACGACGCCTTCGCCAAGGTGGAGGACTCGCTCAAAGGCATCCTCCGTCACGACGGCGTCGACGTCAGCCTCGAACACCAGATCGCCGAGATCAGCAAGAACCACGCGCAGCACAACCTAGCGGTCAACCTGATGAACAGCCAGTTCCGGCAGCTCCGGGCGGCCATCAGCGAGCGGCAGGTGTAG
- a CDS encoding sensor histidine kinase: MQPAQQNQTYEPPRPRLRVVGAEPPEEAPGADDIAGLLAAWNDATLRLEQTHAVLQTEVARLSNELEIKNQELARKNRLADLGQMASHVAHEVRNNLVPVNLYLSLLRRRLSDQPESLDILSHVEAGFTALDATVNDLLSFTAHRQPQWHSFLVCSLVEEVCESMAPQLEAQGIDVDIDVPPNTVLTADREMIRRAVLNLVLNAMDVMPDGGELVVTGYDGVAQFELEVADSGPGLTAEQKRRLFEPFYTTKDKGTGLGLSVVFHVAESHGGKVTAINCPEGGAAFTLKIPRRAMEAAA, from the coding sequence ATGCAGCCGGCCCAGCAAAACCAGACCTACGAACCGCCGCGGCCCCGGCTGCGTGTGGTGGGCGCCGAGCCCCCCGAGGAAGCCCCCGGCGCCGATGACATCGCCGGCCTGCTGGCCGCCTGGAACGACGCCACCCTGCGTCTGGAGCAGACGCACGCGGTGCTGCAGACCGAGGTGGCACGGCTCAGCAACGAGCTGGAGATCAAGAACCAAGAACTCGCGAGGAAAAACCGCCTGGCCGACCTCGGTCAGATGGCGTCGCACGTCGCGCACGAGGTCCGCAACAACCTGGTGCCGGTCAATCTCTACCTGAGTTTGTTGCGGAGGCGGCTCTCGGATCAGCCGGAGAGCCTGGACATCCTTTCTCACGTTGAGGCAGGGTTCACCGCCCTGGATGCTACCGTGAACGATTTACTCAGCTTCACCGCCCACCGTCAGCCGCAATGGCACAGCTTCCTGGTCTGCTCGCTCGTCGAAGAGGTCTGCGAATCGATGGCGCCGCAGCTCGAGGCGCAGGGCATCGACGTCGACATCGACGTGCCGCCCAACACGGTGCTGACGGCCGACCGCGAGATGATCCGCCGCGCTGTGCTCAACCTGGTGCTCAACGCGATGGACGTCATGCCCGACGGCGGCGAGCTGGTCGTCACCGGCTACGACGGCGTCGCCCAGTTCGAGCTGGAAGTCGCCGACAGCGGACCGGGCCTGACCGCCGAGCAGAAACGCCGACTTTTCGAGCCGTTCTACACCACCAAGGACAAGGGCACCGGCCTGGGCCTGTCCGTGGTGTTCCACGTGGCGGAGTCGCACGGCGGCAAGGTCACCGCGATCAACTGCCCAGAAGGCGGCGCCGCCTTCACGCTGAAGATCCCCCGCCGCGCCATGGAGGCCGCCGCGTGA
- the fliE gene encoding flagellar hook-basal body complex protein FliE — MNAITAGGFQPTNLTHPALQSPKGADGGAFKGMLVDSIQQVNSMQTQADQAVETLFTGGDINPAEVLTAVQKADLAFRLTMQMRNKAMEVYQEIKDIRI; from the coding sequence ATGAACGCCATCACCGCCGGCGGATTCCAGCCGACCAACCTCACGCACCCCGCGTTGCAGTCGCCCAAGGGGGCCGACGGCGGCGCGTTCAAGGGGATGCTGGTCGACTCGATCCAGCAGGTCAACTCGATGCAGACGCAGGCCGACCAGGCGGTCGAGACCCTGTTCACCGGCGGGGACATCAACCCGGCCGAGGTGCTGACGGCCGTCCAGAAGGCCGACCTGGCGTTCCGCCTCACGATGCAGATGCGGAACAAGGCGATGGAGGTCTACCAAGAGATCAAAGACATCCGGATCTAG
- a CDS encoding flagellar export chaperone FlgN yields the protein MTTAATTEQLAELLRQKRQVLTQLHQIGVRQGELVGGGDATLLLKLLGAKQTLLTALQQTERALAPFREQDPDARPWPTAEHRAAAAADAAECARLLDAVVQMERTHEQAIAAQRDQVARQLRTAHSAHQAAGAYGRQARRGAAPVPLDQGPPAESIDLSTGS from the coding sequence ATGACAACCGCCGCCACCACCGAACAACTCGCCGAGCTCCTCCGCCAGAAGCGGCAGGTGCTGACGCAGCTGCACCAGATCGGCGTCCGCCAGGGCGAACTGGTGGGTGGGGGCGACGCCACGCTGCTGCTCAAGCTGCTGGGCGCCAAGCAGACCCTGCTGACCGCCCTGCAGCAGACCGAGCGTGCGCTGGCGCCCTTCCGCGAGCAGGACCCGGACGCCCGGCCGTGGCCGACCGCCGAGCACCGCGCGGCGGCGGCGGCGGACGCCGCCGAGTGCGCCCGGCTCCTCGACGCGGTGGTGCAGATGGAGCGGACCCACGAACAAGCGATCGCCGCCCAGCGAGACCAGGTCGCGCGGCAGCTGAGAACCGCGCACTCGGCGCACCAGGCGGCCGGCGCGTACGGACGGCAGGCACGCCGCGGCGCGGCGCCGGTCCCGCTCGACCAGGGCCCGCCCGCCGAGAGCATCGACCTATCAACAGGAAGCTAG